A part of Bacillus rossius redtenbacheri isolate Brsri chromosome 1, Brsri_v3, whole genome shotgun sequence genomic DNA contains:
- the LOC134527930 gene encoding uncharacterized protein LOC134527930 has product MAVNGERREQDDIRSLVSNYYRSFRSPSFQTVCRYYIPTSGVVSYLALSVNVMNPNWISSAAYKRSTTDFLLFGAIVGSGTYLYNRRVLTQAPTLNRVLYSGVGSVLFSFGSVLAWAIMRTYVSRSNALCTAVGLVLGSFFLGTCGHFLAFVDARTACDNTEDHAE; this is encoded by the exons atggctgtaaATGGAGAACGACGTGAACAAGACGACATAAGATCATTAGTTTCAAATTACTATAGATCTTTTAGATCTCCCAGTTTTCAAACAGTTTGTCGGTATTATATTCCGACTAGTGGAGTGGTTAGCTATTTAGCTTTATCTGTGAATGTAATGAATCCCAATTGGATTTCTAG TGCAGCTTACAAACGTAGCACCACAGATTTTCTTCTGTTTGGTGCCATTGTGGGATCTGGGACGTACCTCTACAACCGGCGTGTGTTGACCCAAGCACCAACTCTTAACCGTGTGTTGTACAG TGGCGTGGGGTCGGTCCTCTTCAGCTTCGGCTCGGTGCTGGCGTGGGCCATCATGCGCACGTACGTGTCGCGCAGCAACGCCCTCTGCACGGCCGTGGGCCTGGTGCTGGGCTCCTTCTTCCTGGGCACCTGCGGCCACTTCCTCGCCTTCGTGGACGCCAGGACGGCATGCGACAACACGGAGGATCACGCGGAGTGA